In Kaistia defluvii, one genomic interval encodes:
- a CDS encoding glycosyltransferase family 2 protein — protein sequence MENLTIAAVIPLYNGKDFIAEALRSVLSQTVLPDEVIVVDDGSTDDGADIVRAIALENDRVRLLTKSNGGQSSARNLAIRSTQCTHIALLDQDDVWYDDHIAILKAAALDFDRSNLALIYGDLDQMDETGRMFLPSCLRSNPSPQPKRSLLECLSRDMFILPGASLVLREAILDVGMFDERLSGYEDDDLFLRLFLRGYRSLFVPKGVTKWRIHSGSTSYSPRMDRSRRIYFGKLVEMFPDDPRLEHYWIRDAVAPRFLGKGLSEFVSATRAGDRARMEEALRDMDSILPYAKRKVRRRSRWLMPLIRALGPTRFDGLARTLARLCFRDRPPKPRYPAPSADDRGYQT from the coding sequence ATGGAAAATCTAACGATCGCGGCCGTCATACCCCTTTATAACGGCAAGGATTTCATCGCCGAGGCGCTGCGGAGCGTCCTGTCGCAAACCGTTCTTCCGGACGAGGTCATCGTCGTCGACGATGGATCGACCGACGATGGCGCCGACATCGTCCGCGCCATTGCCCTGGAAAACGATCGCGTCCGGCTGCTGACCAAGAGCAATGGCGGCCAGTCGTCGGCGCGCAACCTCGCCATCCGCAGCACGCAATGCACCCATATCGCGCTGCTGGATCAGGACGATGTCTGGTACGACGACCATATCGCCATCCTGAAGGCCGCCGCCCTCGACTTCGACCGGTCCAATCTCGCGCTGATCTATGGCGACCTCGATCAGATGGACGAGACCGGCCGGATGTTTTTGCCGTCCTGCCTGCGCTCCAATCCAAGCCCCCAGCCGAAGCGGTCGCTGTTGGAATGCCTGTCGCGCGACATGTTCATCCTGCCGGGGGCCTCCCTGGTCCTGCGCGAGGCGATCCTGGATGTCGGCATGTTCGACGAGCGCCTGTCGGGCTACGAGGACGACGATCTGTTCCTGCGGCTCTTCCTGAGGGGCTATCGGAGCCTCTTCGTGCCGAAGGGCGTGACGAAATGGCGGATCCATTCGGGCTCAACCTCGTACAGTCCGAGGATGGACCGGTCGCGTCGGATCTACTTCGGCAAGCTGGTCGAGATGTTCCCGGACGATCCGCGCCTCGAACATTACTGGATCCGCGATGCGGTGGCGCCCCGGTTCCTTGGCAAGGGATTGAGCGAGTTCGTGTCGGCCACCCGCGCCGGCGACCGGGCGCGCATGGAGGAAGCCTTGCGCGACATGGACTCGATCCTCCCCTACGCCAAGCGCAAGGTCCGGCGGCGCAGCCGCTGGCTCATGCCCCTCATCCGGGCCCTGGGGCCGACCCGGTTCGACGGGCTCGCCCGGACGCTGGCCCGCCTCTGTTTCCGCGATCGCCCTCCAAAGCCGCGCTACCCGGCCCCCTCCGCCGACGATCGCGGCTACCAGACCTGA
- a CDS encoding BA14K family protein, whose translation MTRLFTKICAGTLAAAFLFSVPLPAMALPAVADPGIRPDAASNVLDVQYRHRGRDYYPRHRPGYRPGYHPGYRPGYRPGYWNGHYGYRYQRPGYRYYNGWWYPLAAFGVGAAVGSAIAQPTYRGGYSNAHYQWCEDRYRSYRASDNTFQPYNGPRQQCVSPY comes from the coding sequence TTGACCCGTCTCTTCACAAAGATCTGCGCCGGCACACTGGCCGCCGCCTTCCTGTTCTCGGTGCCGCTGCCGGCCATGGCCTTGCCGGCCGTCGCCGATCCCGGGATCCGCCCGGACGCCGCGTCCAACGTGCTCGACGTGCAGTATCGTCACCGCGGCCGCGACTATTATCCGCGCCATCGCCCGGGCTATCGGCCCGGTTATCATCCCGGTTACCGTCCCGGCTATCGGCCGGGCTACTGGAATGGGCATTACGGCTACCGCTATCAGCGGCCGGGCTATCGCTACTACAATGGCTGGTGGTACCCGCTGGCAGCCTTCGGCGTCGGCGCGGCGGTCGGATCCGCCATCGCCCAGCCGACCTATCGCGGCGGCTACTCCAACGCCCATTACCAGTGGTGCGAAGATCGCTACCGTTCGTACCGGGCTTCGGACAACACGTTCCAGCCCTATAACGGCCCGCGCCAGCAATGCGTCTCGCCCTACTAA
- a CDS encoding transaldolase family protein, whose translation MHDQTQTIRPRLFLDSADRAAWDEWLPTGLFHGITTNPTILANAGIANTLSELSRLSHIAFEADVSEFQAQTWGRSSEALVDNGRVIAALDPRMVVKVPITREGAIAAATLKAEGVRITMTAVYAAHQALSAAALGADYVAPYLGRMNDAGRDGFGEIAAMQEIIRASRSETRVLVASLRAADDLVRLGRLGLDTFTFSPNVAASLFAEELTEAAAEVFEIAAEG comes from the coding sequence ATGCACGACCAGACCCAGACGATCCGCCCGCGCCTCTTCCTCGACAGCGCGGACAGGGCGGCCTGGGACGAATGGCTGCCGACCGGCCTGTTCCACGGCATCACCACCAATCCGACCATCCTCGCCAATGCCGGCATTGCCAACACGCTGTCCGAGCTGAGCCGGCTGTCGCACATCGCCTTCGAGGCCGATGTCAGCGAATTCCAGGCCCAGACCTGGGGCCGCAGCAGCGAGGCGCTGGTCGACAATGGCCGCGTCATCGCCGCGCTGGATCCGCGCATGGTGGTCAAGGTGCCGATCACCCGGGAAGGCGCCATCGCGGCCGCGACGCTGAAGGCCGAGGGCGTGCGCATCACCATGACCGCCGTCTATGCCGCGCATCAGGCGCTGAGCGCCGCTGCGCTGGGCGCCGATTACGTCGCGCCCTATCTCGGCCGCATGAACGATGCCGGCCGCGACGGCTTCGGCGAGATCGCCGCCATGCAGGAGATCATCCGCGCCTCGCGCAGCGAAACCCGGGTCCTCGTCGCCAGCCTGCGCGCCGCGGACGACCTGGTCCGCCTCGGCCGGCTCGGCCTCGACACCTTCACCTTCTCGCCCAACGTCGCCGCCTCCCTCTTCGCAGAGGAACTCACGGAAGCCGCGGCCGAGGTGTTCGAGATCGCCGCCGAAGGCTGA
- a CDS encoding methylmalonyl-CoA mutase subunit beta — MSRPEASPGIRSAESAWRERAVKAIQGADFEAKLVSRTADDIRIEPLYPKAEGDHARPVRATLGAWRVVQRVDLPEAGAASLQALEDLNQGASGLALVFADAVSARGFGLAAADAATVAAALDGVMLDLVSLRLEAGRSGVEAARSVLALVRGQGLDLDSLSLDFGLDPFSALARDGEDGIAAALDAAVELAGLFGPEAGSRLLRADGRVYHEAGASEAQELALTLAAGVAGLRGLEARGVPLYRARGLISFLLAADADEFLTIAKFRALRRLWARVEDACGLAPKPIQLDAETSFRMTTRHDPHVNMLRSTIAAFSAGLGGADSVTVLPFTAPLGLAHAGARRLARNTQTILLEESGLGHVFDPAAGAGGFEALTDALCDKAWAIFQEIERQGGLPAALGSGWVAGEIRTVAAKRDRDVRRRKLPITGTSEFPNLAEAPVTILAPARPSAPLAHDPSRLVSHRTAEPFEQLRDRADALAEVTGRRPSVFLATLGKAASFGARAGFAKGVFEAAGIAAPMPDGFASLDELVTAARDSGAAAACLCASDEAYASEIGSEGETLAEAAARRLVEAGFEHVALAGRPGEREAAYRHAGVEAFLYAGCDITDYPSKLLDGIEGQP; from the coding sequence ATGAGCAGGCCAGAGGCGTCACCCGGGATTCGCAGCGCCGAATCCGCCTGGCGCGAAAGGGCGGTGAAGGCGATCCAGGGTGCCGATTTCGAGGCGAAGCTGGTCTCCCGCACCGCCGACGACATCCGCATCGAACCGCTCTATCCCAAGGCCGAGGGTGATCACGCCCGTCCGGTCCGCGCCACGCTCGGCGCCTGGCGCGTCGTCCAGCGCGTCGATCTGCCGGAGGCCGGCGCGGCCAGCCTTCAGGCGCTGGAGGATCTGAACCAGGGCGCCAGCGGCCTGGCGCTGGTCTTCGCTGATGCCGTTTCCGCGCGCGGCTTCGGCCTTGCCGCCGCCGACGCGGCGACGGTCGCCGCCGCCCTCGATGGCGTGATGCTGGATCTCGTCTCGCTGCGCCTGGAAGCTGGACGATCCGGCGTCGAGGCGGCGCGCTCCGTCCTGGCGCTGGTGCGCGGCCAGGGCCTCGATCTCGACAGCCTCTCTCTCGATTTCGGCCTCGATCCGTTCTCGGCGCTGGCGCGCGATGGCGAGGACGGTATCGCCGCGGCGCTCGATGCCGCGGTCGAGCTGGCCGGCCTGTTCGGCCCGGAGGCAGGATCCCGTCTACTGCGGGCGGACGGGCGCGTGTATCACGAGGCCGGCGCTTCGGAAGCGCAGGAACTGGCGCTGACGCTTGCGGCTGGGGTCGCCGGCCTGCGCGGGCTGGAGGCGCGCGGCGTCCCGCTCTACCGGGCGCGGGGCCTGATATCGTTCCTGCTGGCCGCCGATGCCGACGAATTCCTCACCATCGCCAAGTTTCGCGCGCTGCGCCGCCTCTGGGCGCGGGTCGAAGACGCCTGCGGCCTGGCGCCGAAGCCGATCCAGCTCGACGCCGAAACCAGCTTCCGCATGACCACGCGGCATGATCCGCATGTGAATATGCTGCGCAGCACGATCGCAGCATTTTCCGCAGGCCTGGGCGGTGCGGACAGCGTCACCGTGCTGCCCTTCACCGCGCCGCTCGGCCTTGCCCATGCGGGCGCAAGGCGGCTGGCGCGCAACACGCAGACGATCCTGCTCGAGGAATCCGGCCTTGGCCACGTCTTCGATCCCGCTGCCGGCGCGGGCGGCTTCGAGGCGCTGACCGACGCGCTCTGCGACAAGGCCTGGGCGATTTTCCAAGAGATCGAGCGGCAGGGCGGGCTGCCGGCGGCCCTTGGCTCCGGCTGGGTGGCGGGCGAGATCCGCACCGTCGCGGCCAAGCGCGATCGAGACGTCCGCCGCCGCAAGCTGCCGATCACCGGCACCAGCGAATTCCCCAACCTTGCCGAGGCGCCGGTCACGATCCTGGCGCCGGCGCGGCCTTCGGCGCCCCTGGCGCATGACCCCTCGCGTCTCGTGTCGCATCGCACCGCCGAGCCGTTCGAGCAACTGCGCGACCGCGCCGATGCCTTGGCCGAGGTAACGGGTCGGCGCCCTTCCGTCTTCCTGGCGACGCTCGGCAAGGCTGCTTCGTTCGGCGCCCGCGCCGGCTTCGCCAAGGGCGTGTTCGAGGCCGCGGGCATCGCGGCGCCGATGCCGGACGGGTTCGCCTCGCTCGACGAACTGGTCACTGCGGCGCGCGACTCCGGCGCGGCGGCTGCCTGTCTCTGCGCCTCCGACGAGGCCTATGCGAGCGAGATCGGCTCCGAGGGCGAGACGCTGGCCGAAGCGGCGGCGCGGCGGCTGGTCGAGGCTGGGTTCGAGCATGTCGCCCTCGCCGGTCGGCCTGGCGAGCGCGAGGCAGCCTATCGCCATGCTGGCGTCGAGGCTTTCCTGTATGCCGGTTGCGACATCACCGACTATCCCTCGAAACTGCTCGACGGGATCGAGGGCCAGCCATGA
- the dps gene encoding DNA starvation/stationary phase protection protein Dps, whose protein sequence is MAPLKSSIDLKSNTKTASIELLNAVLADGIDLSLVTKQAHWNLKGPQFIAIHEMLDTFRADLDDHVDTVAERVAQLGGFALGTVQSVSAATKLKPYPTDISAIKDHLAQLIEHYAQVANEVRKGIDKAADLGDADSADILTGFSRSLDKSLWFLESHREV, encoded by the coding sequence ATGGCGCCCCTGAAATCCTCGATTGATCTGAAGTCCAATACGAAGACCGCCTCGATCGAATTGCTGAACGCCGTGCTGGCGGACGGCATCGATCTGTCGCTGGTCACCAAGCAGGCGCACTGGAACCTGAAGGGCCCGCAGTTCATCGCCATCCACGAGATGCTCGATACGTTCCGGGCCGATCTCGACGACCATGTCGACACGGTGGCCGAGCGTGTGGCGCAGCTGGGCGGCTTTGCACTCGGCACGGTCCAGTCGGTGTCGGCCGCGACGAAGCTCAAGCCCTATCCGACCGACATCTCGGCGATCAAGGATCACCTGGCGCAGCTGATCGAGCACTACGCTCAAGTCGCGAACGAGGTCCGCAAGGGCATCGACAAGGCCGCCGACCTCGGCGATGCCGACAGCGCCGATATCCTCACCGGCTTCTCGCGCAGCCTCGACAAGTCGCTCTGGTTCCTGGAATCGCATCGCGAGGTATAG
- the scpA gene encoding methylmalonyl-CoA mutase, with translation MTRVPDFSSIPFADAPLSAPADGAPWLTPEEIAVKPLYTAADREGLEAIDSFPGAAPFLRGPYPTMYVNQPWTIRQYAGFSTAEDSNAFYRRNLAAGQKGLSVAFDLATHRGYDSDHPRVAGDVGMAGVAIDSIYDMRTLFSGIPLDRMSVSMTMNGAVLPILALYIVAAEEQGVPPEKLSGTIQNDILKEFMVRNTYIYPPEPSMRIISDIFAYTSQHMPKFNSISISGYHMQEAGATQDLELAYTLADGVEYIRAGLAAGLDIDQFAPRLSFFWAIGMNFFMEVAKMRAARLIWAKLVRQFEPKNEKSLALRTHCQTSGWSLAAQGVYNNVVRTTIEAMAATQGHTQSLHTNALDEALALPTDFSARIARNTQLFLQQESGTTRIIDPWGGSYYVEALTAQLAERAMAHIDEVEKLGGMAKAIEAGIPKLRIEEAAAKTQARIDSGQQTVVGVNKYRLDDEPDIDVLKVDNSSVRAQQIEKLRQLRAERDPGAVEAALAALAGSARSGEGNLLALAVDAARAKATVGEISAALEKAWKRHKAVIQVNSGVYRDGFGQDPAPIQRLSGLVSEFTQDEGRPPRILVAKMGQDGHDRGQKVIATAFADFGFDVVIGPLFATPEEVASHAIAEQVHVVGVSSLAAGHLTLVPELKAELARQGRPDIMIVVGGVIPPGDFEALMEAGAAAIFPPGTPVTEAAADLLEKLRGHLGFAQKHPSAYV, from the coding sequence ATGACCCGTGTTCCGGATTTTTCGTCCATTCCCTTCGCCGATGCGCCGCTTTCGGCGCCGGCCGATGGCGCGCCTTGGCTCACGCCGGAAGAGATCGCGGTGAAGCCCCTCTACACCGCCGCCGACCGCGAGGGACTGGAGGCGATCGACAGCTTCCCAGGCGCCGCGCCGTTCCTGCGCGGGCCCTATCCGACCATGTATGTGAACCAGCCCTGGACGATCCGCCAATATGCGGGCTTCTCCACGGCCGAGGATTCGAACGCCTTCTACCGGCGCAATCTCGCCGCCGGGCAGAAGGGGCTTTCGGTCGCCTTCGATCTCGCCACCCATCGCGGCTATGACAGCGACCATCCGCGCGTCGCCGGCGATGTCGGCATGGCGGGCGTGGCGATCGACTCGATCTACGACATGCGCACGCTGTTTTCCGGCATCCCGCTCGACCGCATGAGCGTGTCGATGACGATGAACGGCGCCGTGCTGCCGATCCTGGCGCTCTATATCGTCGCCGCCGAGGAGCAGGGCGTGCCGCCCGAAAAGCTCTCCGGCACGATCCAGAACGACATCCTCAAGGAGTTCATGGTCCGCAACACCTACATCTACCCGCCGGAACCGTCGATGCGGATCATCTCCGACATCTTCGCCTATACCTCGCAGCATATGCCGAAGTTCAACTCGATCTCCATTTCCGGCTATCACATGCAGGAAGCCGGCGCGACGCAGGATCTGGAGCTCGCCTATACGCTGGCCGACGGCGTCGAATATATCCGCGCCGGTCTGGCGGCCGGCCTCGACATCGACCAGTTCGCGCCGCGTCTTTCGTTCTTCTGGGCGATCGGCATGAACTTCTTCATGGAAGTCGCCAAGATGCGCGCCGCGCGCCTGATCTGGGCGAAGCTGGTCCGCCAGTTCGAGCCGAAGAACGAGAAGTCGCTGGCGCTGCGCACCCATTGCCAGACCTCCGGCTGGTCGCTCGCCGCGCAGGGCGTCTACAACAATGTCGTCCGCACCACGATCGAGGCGATGGCGGCGACGCAGGGCCACACCCAGTCGCTGCATACCAATGCGCTCGATGAGGCCCTGGCGCTGCCGACCGATTTTTCCGCTCGTATCGCCCGCAACACCCAGCTCTTTCTGCAGCAGGAGAGCGGCACGACGCGGATCATCGATCCTTGGGGCGGCTCCTACTATGTCGAGGCGCTGACGGCGCAATTGGCGGAGCGCGCCATGGCGCATATCGACGAGGTCGAAAAGCTCGGCGGCATGGCCAAGGCGATCGAGGCCGGCATTCCGAAGCTGCGCATCGAGGAAGCCGCAGCGAAGACGCAGGCGCGGATCGATTCCGGCCAGCAGACCGTGGTCGGCGTCAACAAATACCGCCTCGACGACGAGCCTGACATCGACGTGCTGAAGGTCGACAATTCCTCCGTCCGCGCGCAGCAGATCGAGAAGCTGCGCCAGCTGCGCGCCGAGCGCGATCCGGGCGCGGTGGAGGCTGCGCTCGCGGCGCTGGCAGGCTCGGCCCGCTCGGGCGAGGGCAATCTGCTGGCGCTCGCGGTCGATGCCGCCCGCGCCAAGGCGACGGTGGGCGAAATCTCCGCGGCGCTGGAGAAGGCATGGAAGCGCCACAAGGCGGTCATCCAGGTCAATTCCGGCGTCTATCGCGATGGGTTCGGCCAGGATCCCGCGCCGATCCAGCGGCTGTCCGGCCTCGTCTCCGAATTCACCCAGGACGAGGGCCGGCCGCCGCGCATCCTCGTCGCCAAGATGGGCCAGGACGGCCATGATCGTGGGCAGAAGGTGATCGCCACCGCCTTTGCCGATTTCGGCTTCGACGTCGTGATCGGTCCGCTCTTCGCGACGCCGGAGGAGGTCGCTTCGCATGCGATCGCCGAACAGGTGCATGTCGTGGGCGTCTCGTCGCTCGCCGCCGGCCATTTGACGCTTGTGCCGGAACTGAAGGCTGAACTGGCCCGGCAGGGTCGGCCGGACATCATGATCGTCGTCGGCGGCGTCATCCCGCCCGGCGATTTCGAGGCGCTGATGGAAGCGGGCGCTGCGGCGATCTTCCCGCCGGGCACGCCGGTCACCGAAGCCGCCGCCGATCTGCTGGAGAAATTGCGCGGTCATCTCGGCTTCGCGCAGAAGCATCCTTCCGCCTATGTCTGA
- a CDS encoding outer membrane protein has protein sequence MKLLRILSATTVLASGVVAAQAADLTYEPAPAVVEVAPVGNWTGFYVGGSVGYAWGKTDQTDGFDGLITANSGDLKPDGFIAGLQIGGDYQFPSNVVIGALVDVYYSNAKDTFNFDDGDFSYTTESKIQYFGTGRVRAGYAMDKFLPYVTGGFAWANNRIDDTVYGSDSQTHFGWTAGAGVEYAFTQNWTLKAEYLYTDFGSKTYTFPDDNGSYDVGLKSQTATIGVNYRF, from the coding sequence ATGAAGCTCCTTCGTATCCTTTCGGCCACTACCGTCCTCGCCTCTGGCGTCGTTGCAGCCCAGGCGGCTGATCTCACCTACGAGCCCGCTCCGGCGGTCGTGGAAGTTGCCCCGGTTGGCAACTGGACCGGCTTTTATGTCGGCGGCAGCGTTGGCTACGCCTGGGGCAAGACCGACCAGACCGATGGCTTTGACGGCCTGATCACCGCGAATTCGGGCGACCTGAAGCCGGATGGCTTCATCGCCGGCCTGCAGATCGGTGGCGACTACCAGTTCCCGAGCAATGTCGTCATCGGCGCCCTGGTCGACGTGTACTATTCGAACGCCAAGGACACGTTCAACTTCGACGACGGCGATTTCAGCTACACGACCGAATCGAAGATCCAATATTTCGGCACGGGCCGCGTCCGCGCCGGTTACGCGATGGACAAGTTCCTGCCTTACGTCACCGGCGGCTTCGCCTGGGCGAACAACAGGATCGACGACACGGTCTATGGTTCGGACAGCCAGACCCATTTCGGCTGGACGGCCGGCGCCGGCGTCGAATACGCCTTCACGCAGAATTGGACGCTCAAGGCCGAATACCTCTACACGGACTTCGGCTCCAAGACCTACACGTTCCCCGACGACAATGGCTCGTATGACGTCGGCCTGAAGTCGCAGACCGCCACCATCGGCGTGAACTACCGCTTCTGA
- a CDS encoding BA14K family protein encodes MHMGLSKFSTAAMAFVFAAAAMPVQAAPLMRVDPGASTSSDVIQVQGRPCPPQGCRPGDRPGRPNHGGPNRPGPGGPGWNGPGHGPGHGGPNWNRPNNRPGYWNGHHGYNGPRNGYRRHSDGYWYPLAAFGVGALIGGAIANQGGREVAPPSLSRDHLRWCENRYRSFRASDNSFQPNNGPRQACVSPYY; translated from the coding sequence ATACACATGGGTTTGAGCAAATTCAGCACGGCGGCCATGGCGTTCGTTTTCGCCGCTGCGGCCATGCCGGTGCAGGCAGCGCCGCTTATGCGCGTCGATCCGGGCGCGAGCACCTCGTCGGATGTCATCCAGGTCCAGGGCCGGCCCTGCCCGCCGCAGGGTTGCCGTCCGGGCGATCGTCCCGGTCGTCCCAACCATGGCGGCCCGAATCGTCCCGGCCCCGGCGGTCCCGGCTGGAACGGTCCTGGCCACGGTCCCGGACATGGCGGTCCCAACTGGAATCGCCCCAACAACCGTCCGGGCTACTGGAACGGCCACCACGGCTATAACGGTCCGCGCAACGGCTATCGCCGTCACAGCGACGGCTACTGGTACCCGCTGGCAGCCTTCGGCGTCGGCGCGCTGATCGGTGGCGCGATCGCCAACCAGGGCGGCCGCGAAGTGGCTCCGCCGAGCCTGTCGCGCGACCATCTGCGCTGGTGCGAGAACCGCTACCGTTCGTTCCGCGCCTCGGACAACAGCTTCCAGCCGAACAACGGCCCGCGCCAGGCTTGCGTCTCGCCCTACTATTGA
- a CDS encoding cytochrome b: MMQQPVTRGYSASQIALHWLIVVMVLFQLIFGESMSHSVRAARRGTALDPSDATLATLHIWVGFAILAAVAIRLVLRLRFGAPPLPPSSALLGTLARLTHIAFYVLLVAVPVTGILAYWFIPSLGDVHELGKPAFIVLIALHAAAALWHQLWLRDGLLLRMLKPGS; the protein is encoded by the coding sequence ATGATGCAGCAGCCGGTCACCCGAGGCTATTCGGCCAGTCAGATCGCGTTGCATTGGCTGATCGTCGTCATGGTGCTCTTCCAGCTCATCTTCGGCGAGAGCATGTCGCACAGCGTCCGGGCGGCCCGGCGCGGCACGGCGCTTGACCCGTCCGACGCGACGCTCGCCACGCTGCACATCTGGGTCGGCTTCGCCATCCTGGCCGCCGTCGCCATCCGGCTGGTGCTGCGCCTGCGCTTCGGCGCGCCGCCCCTGCCCCCGAGCTCGGCCCTGCTGGGGACGCTGGCCCGCCTCACCCATATCGCCTTCTATGTCCTGCTGGTCGCCGTGCCGGTGACCGGCATTCTCGCCTACTGGTTCATCCCGTCGCTGGGCGACGTGCACGAGCTTGGCAAGCCGGCCTTCATCGTGCTGATCGCGCTGCATGCGGCGGCGGCCTTGTGGCACCAGCTCTGGCTGCGCGACGGCCTGCTGCTCCGCATGCTCAAGCCCGGTAGCTGA
- a CDS encoding zinc-binding alcohol dehydrogenase family protein, which yields MKSVICVEPGRLEFIERPDPEAPAAGFAVVDIKHVGICGTDYHIFEGKHPFLEYPRVMGHELSGVVSAVGPGGTLKVGTPVVINPYIACGHCVACRKGKPNCCTSIRVLGVHTDGGMAEKITMPEGNLYPAEGLSLRDAAMVEFLAIGAHAVRRSQPEGGRALVVGIGPIGLGAAIFARIAGLEVTLLDSSEERLAFARETLGFQNTALTGPDAQATLLEQTQGDGFDVVFDATGNAQAIEAGFALVAHGGAYVLVSIVKDRISFSDPEFHKREMMLIGSRNATKVDFDHVVASIKAGLVPLDALATHSTTLDRLTTDMPVWSHDKRGLIKAIIAV from the coding sequence ATGAAAAGCGTGATCTGCGTGGAACCGGGCCGGCTGGAATTCATCGAGCGGCCCGACCCGGAGGCGCCCGCGGCGGGCTTTGCCGTCGTCGACATCAAGCATGTCGGCATTTGCGGCACCGACTACCACATCTTCGAGGGCAAGCACCCCTTCCTCGAATATCCGCGCGTCATGGGCCATGAGCTTTCCGGCGTCGTCTCGGCGGTCGGTCCCGGCGGCACGCTCAAGGTCGGCACGCCGGTCGTGATCAATCCCTATATCGCCTGCGGCCACTGCGTTGCCTGCCGCAAGGGCAAGCCGAACTGCTGCACCTCGATCCGCGTGCTCGGCGTCCATACCGATGGCGGCATGGCCGAGAAGATCACGATGCCGGAAGGCAATCTCTATCCGGCCGAGGGGCTGTCGCTGCGCGACGCGGCCATGGTCGAGTTCCTGGCGATCGGCGCGCACGCCGTCCGCCGTTCGCAGCCTGAGGGCGGCCGCGCGCTCGTCGTCGGCATTGGCCCGATCGGCCTCGGCGCGGCGATCTTCGCCCGCATCGCCGGGCTCGAGGTGACGCTGCTCGATTCGAGCGAGGAACGGCTCGCCTTCGCCCGCGAGACGCTCGGCTTCCAGAATACGGCGCTGACCGGCCCCGACGCCCAGGCGACGCTGCTGGAGCAGACCCAGGGCGACGGCTTCGACGTGGTGTTCGACGCCACCGGCAATGCGCAGGCAATCGAGGCCGGCTTCGCCCTGGTCGCGCATGGTGGCGCCTATGTGCTGGTCTCGATCGTCAAGGACAGGATCAGCTTCTCCGACCCCGAATTCCACAAGCGCGAGATGATGCTGATCGGCAGCCGAAACGCCACTAAGGTCGATTTCGACCATGTCGTCGCCTCGATCAAGGCCGGCCTGGTGCCGCTCGACGCGCTGGCAACCCACAGCACCACGCTGGACCGGCTCACCACCGACATGCCGGTCTGGAGCCATGACAAGCGCGGCCTGATCAAGGCGATCATCGCCGTCTGA
- a CDS encoding lytic transglycosylase domain-containing protein encodes MLLRPSALAGLLFVGAMLLPFAARAAEETTVQTICRLIETAADAQGLPRDYFTRLIWRESSFRSHVTSSAGAQGIAQFMPGTAEEQGLDDPFDPEFAIPASAKYLKSLRDRFGNLGLAAAAYNAGPTRLARWIERGGYLPGETEDYVAFVTGRSVQDWKAGEIEVLDPPGAVEPRPSDPRPAEARAADPNPAKQKSLAARAEPKARDCVTLVAAIRAYRPALIEGAYAPFGVQLSGNFSKSRAIASYHRQVARYPSLLEGKPTLILGSRLAGRGRRAFYRVRLPADTLGKANQLCNALQKLGGACVVLRN; translated from the coding sequence ATGTTGCTTCGCCCCTCCGCCCTGGCCGGGCTGCTTTTCGTTGGCGCGATGCTGCTTCCCTTTGCGGCGCGGGCGGCGGAGGAGACGACCGTGCAGACGATCTGCCGGCTGATCGAGACGGCGGCGGATGCGCAGGGCCTGCCGCGCGATTATTTCACACGGCTGATCTGGCGCGAGTCGAGCTTTCGCTCGCATGTGACCAGCAGCGCCGGCGCGCAGGGCATTGCGCAATTCATGCCGGGCACCGCGGAAGAGCAGGGGCTCGACGACCCGTTCGATCCGGAATTCGCGATTCCTGCCTCCGCCAAATATCTGAAAAGCTTAAGGGATCGGTTTGGAAATCTGGGTCTTGCTGCGGCGGCCTATAATGCCGGCCCGACGCGTCTGGCGCGCTGGATCGAGCGCGGCGGCTATCTGCCCGGCGAGACGGAGGACTATGTCGCCTTCGTCACCGGCCGCAGCGTTCAGGACTGGAAAGCCGGCGAGATCGAGGTTCTGGACCCGCCCGGCGCGGTCGAGCCGAGGCCATCCGATCCGCGGCCGGCCGAGGCGAGAGCGGCCGATCCGAATCCGGCTAAGCAGAAATCCTTAGCCGCCAGGGCCGAGCCGAAGGCGAGGGATTGCGTCACGCTGGTGGCGGCGATCCGCGCCTATCGTCCGGCGCTGATCGAGGGCGCCTATGCGCCGTTCGGGGTCCAGCTGTCCGGCAATTTCTCCAAGAGCCGCGCGATCGCCTCCTATCACCGCCAGGTGGCGCGCTATCCCTCGTTGCTGGAGGGCAAGCCGACCCTGATCCTGGGCTCGCGCCTCGCCGGTCGCGGCCGGCGCGCGTTCTACCGGGTGCGCCTGCCGGCCGACACGCTGGGCAAGGCGAACCAGCTTTGCAACGCCTTGCAGAAGCTTGGCGGCGCGTGCGTTGTGCTGCGGAACTGA